Proteins found in one Scomber scombrus chromosome 15, fScoSco1.1, whole genome shotgun sequence genomic segment:
- the m17 gene encoding IL-6 subfamily cytokine M17, whose translation MNGHVKSMHFQQFMEPATTLLSLLLLMAVDSTRTVAASRNQQCGNSLQQTLKLTRLAHKESVDLIKRYKASQGELSELFCKVSVSDVPDPNISGMEPPERLLSIYTHLQAFFPHFKRVYEQQTDLQSPTSPLLTELTMVSARSSTLGAQLNNFYQSVFPNLPIQEPAGRPTSLPPPQNIFQQKVYGCVVLKTYKEFLSNVSRELRTLKSKLCRRRIQLNSIFF comes from the exons ATGAATGGTCATGTAAAGAGTATGCATTTTCAACAGTTTATGGAACCAGCAACAA CATTactctctctcctgctgcttATGGCTGTTGATTCAACAAGAACTGTGGCAGCAAGCAGAAACCAGCAGTGTGGGAATTCTCTGCAACAGACTTTGAAGCTGACCAGACTCGCACATAAGGAATCTGTCGACCTCATCAAAAGATAT AAAGCCTCCCAAGGAGAGTTGTCAGAGCTTTTCtgcaaggtgtcagtgagtgaTGTCCCTGATCCCAACATCTCCGGTATGGAGCCCCCGGAGAGGCTACTGAGCATCTACACACACCTCCAAGCCTTCTTCCCGCATTTCAAGCGTGTATACGAGCAGCAGACAGACTTACAGTCACCCACGAGCCCGCTGTTGACCGAGCTCACCATGGTCAGTGCTCGCAGCAGTACACTGGGTGCTCAGCTAAACAACTTTTATCAGAGTGTCTTCCCAAACCTGCCAATACAGGAGCCAGCAGGGAGGCCGACGTCACTACCTCCACCTCAGAACATCTTCCAGCAAAAAGTCTATGGCTGTGTGGTCCTGAAGACTTACAAGGAGTTCCTGTCAAATGTTTCCAGAGAACTGAGAACTCTAAAAAGCAAACTGTGCAGACGGAGGATACAGTTGAACTCAATCTTCTTCTGA